Genomic DNA from Thermotoga petrophila RKU-1:
TCCGATCCGGTGGCTGACGGTCCTGTTATTCAGCTTGCCCACAGCGTGGCTCTGAGAAATGGAGTCACTATGAAGAAGATCCTGGAGATGCTGGGTGAAATATCTGTTGATTACGATCTCTACCTGATGAGTTATCTGAATCCGATAGTGAACTATCCAGAGGGAAAAGAAAAACTCCTCGATGAATTGAAAAAACTCGGTGTGAAGGGCTTGATCATACCTGACCTGCCCTTGAGGGAGGTAAAGAACGTCAATATAGCGTATCCCATAGTTCCCTTCGTTGCACCGAACACCAAAGATGAGGAAATAGAGTTTATCAATTCCGTTCAGGCTCCGTTCGTCTATTACATATCCCGGTACGGCGTCACAGGTGAGAGGGAAGACCTTCCTTTCGCGGATCACATAAAGAGGGTGAAAGAAAGAATAAAACTTCCTCTCTTCGTGGGTTTTGGAATCTCCAGGCACGAACAGGTGGAGAAGGTGTGGGAGATCGCCGACGGTGCGATCGTCGGGAGCGCGCTTGTGAGAATAATGGAAGAAAGTCCGAAGGATGAGATTCCTAAGAAGGTTGTTGAGAAAGTGAAAGAACTCCTCGGAAAATAAAAACCCCGCCTGCGCGGGGTTTTCACACGTACTGGTAACCATCCACGATCTTTTTTTCGCTCATCAAGTGTCTCTGGACGTATTGACCGCAGTTGCTGCCGATCTTGTTCTCCTCGAGTTCACCGATACTCAGGATCACCTCAAAACCAGCGTTTTTGAGCTCTTCTATGAAGTTCTGATGCTTCAGAAGTCCTTTTCTTTCGACGTCAACATCTGAATTCAGATTGTTCTCCTTTGAACGATAGGTAGGGTTCACCGGTGTGATTTTCACAAGGAACTTCTCAGGATCGAAGACTTCTATGATCACTTCCGGGTCCAGCGAGTACTCTTGTGCCACAGCGAAATTCAAGGTGATTTTTCTGTCGTTTTCTTTCACAAACCGCTTTCCGAACTCTGATATCTTGTCGAGAGACCATTTTTTTACGGGAATGATCCGATCTCTTTCTTTCTCGTCTGTGGAGTGAATGGAAAACTGAAGCTGGAACTTACCTCTATAGTGTTTTTCCTTTATTTTAAGAAGCTCTTCGAAGAAAGAATCCGTCCCGTGAGGGGCGACTGTGGAAATCGAAGGCATCAGTCCAGGCGCTTCGTACCTTACTGGAAGTTCCTTCAGAACATCGAGAACGGCTTCGTTTAGGGCGGGTTCTCCCATCCTTGCAAACTGTATTTTGAACTTCTCCGAAGGGATCCTTCCGTTTGGGTACCTGCTCTTCACCAGAAAATCGATCTGTTCGAAGATTTCATCGGCGGAGAGTTTACCTTTGTAAAAACCTCCTGCGTCGCACATGAGACATCCCACGGGACATCCAGCGAGTGTTGAAACAATAAGAACCCATTTCTTTTCGCGGGGAATGGGCGGCTGAATCGATTCAACGAATTCCACCAGATTCCCTCTGGAAGTTTCTCCAAGATACACGTATGCGACTTCTTCTTTTCCCACTCTCTTGAGAATTTTCACAGCTTTTACCTCCCCAGGAATATGTTCCTTTTCAGAAGATCTCCCACAGTTGTGATCTCGCCGTGGCCCGGACACACGAGCCAGTCCTCTGGAAGATTTTTGAAGAACTCTTTCACCTTTTTCAGCGTGGTTTTCATTTTCTCTTCCGATCCTCCAAGGTCTATTCTTCCGATCGTGTCGGCAAAGACCGTATCTCCGGTGAAAACCACTCCGTCGAAGATGATGAATCGAGACCCTTTTGTGTGACCTGGCACCTTAAGGGTTCTGAAATGAAGATCGATGTTCTCCCATGGAAGATCGACGATCACCGAATGGTCCATGAAATCACTGGAAAGGTTCGCGGCAGGATCTGTCAGCGTGAAGGCGTCTTCGGGAGAGATGAAAAGACCTCTCACATCCAGTTCCAGGATTCCCGATATGTGGTCACAGTGGCCGTGTGTGACGAGGACAACGACTGGCTTGCTGACGAATTGAGAGATCCCTTCTCCTGGATCTATCACGTAGAGAGTACCATCAATCTCAAACACGTAGGTGTTCACATCGAACGGCGGCGAAGTTGTGTATCTGCTGACTTTCATACTGTTCCCTCTCTTCTCAGGATCTCCATCGCTGTTTCGATGGCACTGCCCATCGCTATCGATGTCTGTCTGAAACCACCTCTCGCATCCCCAACAATGAAAGTTCTTTCTCCAGGTTCAACGAAAGAAGTATTTGGGACCCTGCCCACAGACAAAAGGAGAGCGTCGAAGGTGAAAACACCGTGTTCTGTTTTCAGTTTAACCATTTTGCCCTCTTCTTCCACCTTGAGGATGGGGCATCTTTCATGATAATAGAATTTCTCGTATTTTTTCGCTCTCTCGACCAGGAGGGGAAGCGCTCTGATTCTGCTGCCTCTGTTGAAAAGATGTACCTCTTTTCCTCTCCTGAGAGCGTTCAAAGCGCTGTCGAATGCAGCGTCTCCTGCTCCATAGATTGCGAGTTGCTCGAATTCTGGAAGATCGATGAATTCATAGACCACATTCTTAGATACTTCGAACTCTGGAATCCTCTTTGGAATCGTGCCACTTGCAACGATCACGTAATCGAACGAATAAGTTTCTCTTTCTGTCAGAATCTTTTCGTTTTCCACCTTTACAACTTCTTCCCTTATGAGTTCAGCACCAGATTCAAATAATCTTTTCTCCAGTGTTTTGCAGATCTCTTCACCGGGGGCTGGAGGCAAAACCGGGATGTTTTCAACGAGATGGGCGTTCCGCAAAAGTCCCCCCACCCTGTTTTTTTCGAACACTGTAACGTGAACGTTGTACCTCCTCAGAAACACAGCGGCTGCTACTCCTGCTGGCCCTGCTCCAACGATTCCAACGCGCACAGGATCTCCTCCGTCTTTGCGATGTACGCGACTCCATGTGCCAGGTTTTTCAGTGAAGAGAAGTGGTACCATTCGTTTTTATCCCACAGCGCGTCCTCCACCATTATCACTTCGAAGTTTCTCACAAAAGCGCTTCGGGCTGTAGTTTCACAGCAAAGATGTGTCATCACACCTGTTATGATCAGCTGGTTGACGTTTCTTGATCTGAGCTCCTCTTCGAGTTTCGTTGAATAAAACGCGTCGTACGTGTTCTTTTCAAAAAGAAGAACATCGGAAAAAACGGGAACGGCCCACCTTTTATCCACTTCGTTTCCCCACCACTTCTTCATCATCGGGGACGCTCCTACGTGGACTGTGGCTATCACGGGAAGTTTCGCTCTTTCGAAGGAGATCTTCAGTTTTCTGATGTTTTCGATAGCAACCTCCACTCCCCGGAGGTATGCTGGGGAGTCAGGAGAGGTGAAATAACTTTGAAGATCGATGATGAGAAGTGCTGGCCTTTTCAAAGTGAATCTTTTCTTTTCTCTTTCTGGGAAATAAAACATACTACATCAAGAGTTTGAGTACGTTTCCCGCATTTTCCATTCTGAAGAGAATTCCGGTCAGTGCCGTCTGTCTCAAAATGTCTTCCTTCGTTGACTCGAGGAGAAGTTCTGCCACGTTCGGTTCGAAAAGGCTTTCTGTTTTGAAGAGCTCCGTGTAGCTGTTCATCACACTTCTCGCTGAAGACTCCAGCCTGTTCATCCAGGATCCAACGTTTCCTCTGATCTGAGAGATGTTTTCCAGAGCTTGATCTATGGTTTCAAGAGATCTTTGTGCTCCTTCGAAGGTGGAAAGGTCCACTTCAAACAGTTCGGAGAGAGTCTCTTCGAGGTTTGGTATGTTCACCGTTACGTTCTGTCCTTCATTGGGTCCCGTCTGGATCACAAGGTTTCGAACGTCTCCAGCGAGCACCCTCTGTTCGTTGTAAGTTGTCTGCTGGATAATCCTTTTCACACCGCGCATTATTTCTTCGTATTCTTTCTGTGTCATGGATCTTTCTACGTCTGTGAGAGTAGCGTTCGAAGCCTGAACGGCGAGTTCTCTTGCCCTCTGAAGCGATGTTGATATGCTTTCAAGTCCCGAATCGGCCGTGTTCAGAAGACCTATTCCGTTGTATATTTGTGAAAGTGTCGTTTTGTATCCTTCTATCTGTCCTCTCAATTTCTGCTGAATGGTAAGTTCGGATACTGTGTTGAAGAGAAAACTTCCCGGTGTGGGGGCTTTTCTTTCAAGGCTGAGTTGCTGAATGTACCGCATCAGACTTACATCGTTCACCCTCATCCTGAATCCCCCCTTTCCATAATGAATTTTATCAGACTAAGGCTCCACCTTAATACGCCATAATGAAATTGCGGCCAAAAATCACGATCGTTGAGTAGGGCGGGAGCTGTCCGAGTTCATGCCCGTTGACCGTGCTCTGGCGGCGGAACCTAAAAAGGGTCTACGAGCCATCACGGGTTGAAGCAGAAAACCCTGCCTCATAAGAGGCAGGATGGTTCACCATTCGTATCTTTTCATTCTAAGAAGGAGCAGAGCCGCTGCAAACTGTATTACGAAAGAGAACAGTATCAGATAGAACCGGTTGATATCGTAGAGCGTTCCCATGATCCACGATCCAGAGAACCAGAAAACACCGTACACGGTGAAGAACATTCCGTAAGCGAATCCACGCTTTTCTGCAGGTACGATCTTCGCTACAACCGCTCTCATGATCGATTCCTGCGCTCCCATACCGATTCCCCAGAGAATCACTCCGGCAAAGATGAGCGGAAAACTGTTCGAAAAAGAAAGCAAGGGAAAGAAAGAAGAGAGAAGAAGCGCGTAGGCCAGGGCAACGAAACCCTTTTTATCGAACAAATGACCGAAAACCAGCGCAGCCACCGCATCCACGGCCATCGCGAGTGAGTAAGTCGCAGGGGCGAAGAAATCTTTCGTGACTTCAAAACTCTTCATGTGGTATGCGATGATAGGAAAATCAACGAAGGCAAAGGCCACCATCGAAACGATGGCAAGATAGAACCAGTAAGTCTTTCCCAGATTTCGATCCACTGGATTGTCTTTTCTCTTCTTCATTTCCTGAGGAGCTGGGAAAGTTATACGTGCCGTGAGGAGAAGAACCATTGCAACGAGAGCCGGTATGAGAAGGATGAAAAAGCAAAATCTGTAACTTTTTCCAAATGCGAGGGCGAATGTGAGCGCAAGAGGTCCCAAGATGGCACCGATCTGATCTAGTGCCTCATGAATGCCAAAGCCTTTGCCCATTCCAACTTCTTCAGAAGCGAAAGAGAGCAAGACATCCCTTGCGGGAGTTCTCAGGGCCTTCCCAAATCTTTCGGCGATGATGAGAACAAGCGCTGTCTGCCAGTTTCCTGCAAGTGCGAGAGCCGGTACCGCAAAGAGATTTATCGCGTATCCCAGGATGGTGAAAAGCCAGTACTTCCGTGTCTTATCGCTCAGAATTCCCGAAATCAATCTGAAGGCGTATCCTGTGAGCTCACCGAGTCCTACGGCAAATCCAAGAGCGGCGGCGCTCGCTCCCAGTGTCTTCATGAACGGTCCAATGATGCTCCTTGCCCCTTCGTAAGTAACGTCCGCGAAGAGACTGACCAGCCCCAAAAGCACGATGAATAGAAAGGCCTTTTTTCTGGACATAACATCCCTCCTCACCAGGGTTTTCTCAAAAGATAGTATAATGTAATTGGAGGGATAAAAATGAAGTGGATCGAAATTTACAAAAAACTCGTGAACATCGACACAGGACCCGATCTTCCATTCGAAGAGAAGCTGAGGCGAACGTCGTTTCTGACAGAAATCCTCGAAGACCTTGGTTTCAGAGTGGAAAAAAGGGAAGCCGCTTACGTGGCCTTCCGTGGGAAACCGCCTTACATTACCCTCATAGGACATCTCGACACCGTCTTTCCCGAAGGTGAATCGAAGAGAAGACCTTTCACAATAGAAGGAAACATCGCCAAGGGTCCTGGTGTTTGTGACATGAAAGGGGGAGTTGTGATTCTCCTTGAGTCTTTGAAAAGATTCCTCCAACAGAACGACACCGATCTCTGTGTGGTTCTGAATGTGGATGAAGAACTGGGATCACCGCTCAGTGGAGAATTGTTCAAAGAAGTTGCCGGTATGAGTTCCCACTGTCTATCCTTCGAGCCGGGAAGAGAAAACGGAGAGCTCATATCCTCCAGGAAGGGAATCATCTCCCTGTGGTTGTTCGCTCGCGGAAAAAAAGGACACGCTTCGAGACTGGACGAAGGAGCCAACGCGATCGTTGAACTGGCTTTCAAAGTGATGGAACTCACTTCACTGAACGGGAGATTTCCAAACCTTACTCTGAATCCAACGATCGTAAAGGGTGGTGCGGAAAGCAACGTGACACCGGACAAAGCGGAGGTTTATTTCGATGTCAGGTACTACGATGACAAAGAGTACGAGTTTCTCGA
This window encodes:
- a CDS encoding flagellin translates to MRVNDVSLMRYIQQLSLERKAPTPGSFLFNTVSELTIQQKLRGQIEGYKTTLSQIYNGIGLLNTADSGLESISTSLQRARELAVQASNATLTDVERSMTQKEYEEIMRGVKRIIQQTTYNEQRVLAGDVRNLVIQTGPNEGQNVTVNIPNLEETLSELFEVDLSTFEGAQRSLETIDQALENISQIRGNVGSWMNRLESSARSVMNSYTELFKTESLFEPNVAELLLESTKEDILRQTALTGILFRMENAGNVLKLLM
- a CDS encoding NAD(P)/FAD-dependent oxidoreductase, whose product is MRVGIVGAGPAGVAAAVFLRRYNVHVTVFEKNRVGGLLRNAHLVENIPVLPPAPGEEICKTLEKRLFESGAELIREEVVKVENEKILTERETYSFDYVIVASGTIPKRIPEFEVSKNVVYEFIDLPEFEQLAIYGAGDAAFDSALNALRRGKEVHLFNRGSRIRALPLLVERAKKYEKFYYHERCPILKVEEEGKMVKLKTEHGVFTFDALLLSVGRVPNTSFVEPGERTFIVGDARGGFRQTSIAMGSAIETAMEILRREGTV
- the trpA gene encoding tryptophan synthase subunit alpha, with product MKGFIAYIPAGFPDLETTRKILIALNELGITGVEIGVPFSDPVADGPVIQLAHSVALRNGVTMKKILEMLGEISVDYDLYLMSYLNPIVNYPEGKEKLLDELKKLGVKGLIIPDLPLREVKNVNIAYPIVPFVAPNTKDEEIEFINSVQAPFVYYISRYGVTGEREDLPFADHIKRVKERIKLPLFVGFGISRHEQVEKVWEIADGAIVGSALVRIMEESPKDEIPKKVVEKVKELLGK
- a CDS encoding isochorismatase family protein, producing the protein MFYFPEREKKRFTLKRPALLIIDLQSYFTSPDSPAYLRGVEVAIENIRKLKISFERAKLPVIATVHVGASPMMKKWWGNEVDKRWAVPVFSDVLLFEKNTYDAFYSTKLEEELRSRNVNQLIITGVMTHLCCETTARSAFVRNFEVIMVEDALWDKNEWYHFSSLKNLAHGVAYIAKTEEILCALESLEQGQQE
- a CDS encoding MFS transporter — protein: MSRKKAFLFIVLLGLVSLFADVTYEGARSIIGPFMKTLGASAAALGFAVGLGELTGYAFRLISGILSDKTRKYWLFTILGYAINLFAVPALALAGNWQTALVLIIAERFGKALRTPARDVLLSFASEEVGMGKGFGIHEALDQIGAILGPLALTFALAFGKSYRFCFFILLIPALVAMVLLLTARITFPAPQEMKKRKDNPVDRNLGKTYWFYLAIVSMVAFAFVDFPIIAYHMKSFEVTKDFFAPATYSLAMAVDAVAALVFGHLFDKKGFVALAYALLLSSFFPLLSFSNSFPLIFAGVILWGIGMGAQESIMRAVVAKIVPAEKRGFAYGMFFTVYGVFWFSGSWIMGTLYDINRFYLILFSFVIQFAAALLLLRMKRYEW
- a CDS encoding M20 family metallopeptidase; amino-acid sequence: MKWIEIYKKLVNIDTGPDLPFEEKLRRTSFLTEILEDLGFRVEKREAAYVAFRGKPPYITLIGHLDTVFPEGESKRRPFTIEGNIAKGPGVCDMKGGVVILLESLKRFLQQNDTDLCVVLNVDEELGSPLSGELFKEVAGMSSHCLSFEPGRENGELISSRKGIISLWLFARGKKGHASRLDEGANAIVELAFKVMELTSLNGRFPNLTLNPTIVKGGAESNVTPDKAEVYFDVRYYDDKEYEFLEETLKRLSAVHPEANVSYSLKLRRLPMKEDPDFVNIVKMSAEEIGMTVSFVRATGGGDVAFFSQNGVPSIDGLGIPGGKMHSEDEYARLDQFEDRVNLVVHLLRKLGGEKNVR
- a CDS encoding radical SAM protein, translating into MKILKRVGKEEVAYVYLGETSRGNLVEFVESIQPPIPREKKWVLIVSTLAGCPVGCLMCDAGGFYKGKLSADEIFEQIDFLVKSRYPNGRIPSEKFKIQFARMGEPALNEAVLDVLKELPVRYEAPGLMPSISTVAPHGTDSFFEELLKIKEKHYRGKFQLQFSIHSTDEKERDRIIPVKKWSLDKISEFGKRFVKENDRKITLNFAVAQEYSLDPEVIIEVFDPEKFLVKITPVNPTYRSKENNLNSDVDVERKGLLKHQNFIEELKNAGFEVILSIGELEENKIGSNCGQYVQRHLMSEKKIVDGYQYV
- a CDS encoding MBL fold metallo-hydrolase, translated to MKVSRYTTSPPFDVNTYVFEIDGTLYVIDPGEGISQFVSKPVVVLVTHGHCDHISGILELDVRGLFISPEDAFTLTDPAANLSSDFMDHSVIVDLPWENIDLHFRTLKVPGHTKGSRFIIFDGVVFTGDTVFADTIGRIDLGGSEEKMKTTLKKVKEFFKNLPEDWLVCPGHGEITTVGDLLKRNIFLGR